One genomic window of Cupriavidus malaysiensis includes the following:
- the dnaE gene encoding DNA polymerase III subunit alpha, with amino-acid sequence MSAPRFVHLRLHSEYSVVDGIVRLEDAVKAAAADGMGALALTDLANAFGLIRFYKEARGGGVKPLVGADVWLTNADDRDKAPRLQLLVQDRRGYLNLCTLLSRAWLVNQYRGRAEIDPGWFEEPGEGGEPLATGLIALSGAMGGDIGMALANGNPAGAERAAQHWAALFPQRFYIELQRAGHAGTESYVQQAVQLAAALRLPVVATHPVQFMTPDDYTAHEARTCIAEGELLANPRRTRRFTTDQYFKTQDEMCALFADIPSALQNTVEIARRCNLTLELGKPRLPLFPTPDGMSLDDYLVHMAKEGLEKRLEILFPDAAEREAKRPEYYERLEFETGTIIKMGFPGYFLIVADFINWAKNNGVPVGPGRGSGAGSLVAYALGITDLDPLKYALLFERFLNPERVSMPDFDIDFCQHGRDRVITYVKEKYGKDAVSQIATFGTMAAKAAVRDVGRVLDLGYGFVDGVAKLIPFKPGKLVTIEEAKKEEPLLTERENNEEEVRQLLELAQRVEGMTRNVGMHAGGVLIAPGKLTDFCPLYTQGDDGGVVSQYDKDDVEAAGLVKFDFLGLTTLTILDWAERYIRRLDPSKADWNCSQIPLADAPAFDILKTANTVAVFQLESRGMQGMLKDAKPDRFEDIIALVALYRPGPMDLIPSFCARKHGREKVEYPDPRVEPVLKETYGIMVYQEQVMQMAQIIGGYSLGGADLLRRAMGKKKPEEMAKHRELFREGADKNGLSGEKADEIFDLMEKFAGYGFNKSHAAAYALLAYYTAWLKAHHPAEFMAANMSLAMDDTDKVKILFEDCKLNGLKLLPPDINASEYRFAPTDAKTIRYGLGGIKGSGQGAIEDILRAREERPFDDLFDFCERVDRRQVNRRTMEALIRAGAFDSLNSNRAQMLASVSRAMEAAEQKAESANQVSLFDLMGDAGDAHKPELVDEPFWPPKRTLQEEKQALGYYFSGHLFDAYRDEVRRFVKGTLAALEKEVQGNGGGYGRDVRGKTIAGVITGIRTQMTQRGKMLIVLVDDGTAQIEMTVFNELFDANRHMFKEDELLIATGNARHDTFTGGVRFTAESVLDLVAARGRFAEAVALSFNGNASLQRLRELLTPHLAGEAGGPGLPVRVSYAAASAQCEAILGRQWAVTPSDEALASFREALSSENVSMVYG; translated from the coding sequence ATGTCCGCACCCCGCTTCGTACACCTCCGCCTGCACTCCGAATATTCTGTCGTCGATGGCATCGTCCGCCTCGAGGACGCCGTCAAGGCCGCCGCGGCCGACGGCATGGGAGCGCTCGCCCTGACCGACCTCGCCAACGCCTTCGGCCTGATCCGCTTCTACAAGGAAGCGCGCGGCGGCGGCGTCAAGCCGCTGGTCGGCGCCGACGTCTGGCTGACCAACGCCGATGACCGCGACAAGGCGCCGCGGCTGCAATTGCTGGTGCAGGACCGCCGCGGTTACCTGAACCTGTGTACCCTGCTGTCGCGTGCCTGGCTGGTCAACCAGTATCGCGGCCGCGCCGAGATCGACCCGGGCTGGTTCGAAGAGCCGGGCGAAGGCGGTGAGCCGCTGGCCACCGGCCTGATCGCGCTGTCCGGCGCCATGGGCGGCGACATCGGCATGGCGCTGGCCAACGGCAACCCGGCCGGCGCCGAACGTGCCGCGCAGCACTGGGCGGCACTTTTTCCGCAGCGCTTCTATATCGAACTGCAGCGCGCCGGCCACGCCGGTACGGAAAGCTATGTGCAGCAGGCGGTGCAGCTGGCCGCCGCACTGCGGCTGCCGGTGGTGGCCACGCATCCGGTGCAGTTCATGACACCGGACGACTACACGGCGCACGAGGCCCGCACCTGCATCGCCGAGGGCGAGCTGCTGGCCAACCCGCGCCGCACGCGCCGCTTCACCACCGACCAGTACTTCAAGACACAGGACGAGATGTGCGCGCTGTTCGCCGACATCCCGTCGGCGCTGCAGAACACCGTCGAGATCGCGCGCCGCTGCAACCTGACGCTGGAACTGGGCAAGCCGCGCCTGCCGCTGTTCCCGACGCCGGACGGCATGTCGCTCGACGACTACCTGGTGCACATGGCCAAGGAAGGCCTGGAGAAGCGCCTCGAAATCCTGTTCCCGGATGCGGCCGAGCGCGAGGCGAAGCGGCCCGAGTATTACGAGCGGCTGGAATTCGAGACCGGCACCATCATCAAGATGGGCTTCCCCGGCTACTTCCTGATCGTGGCGGACTTCATCAACTGGGCCAAGAACAACGGCGTGCCGGTGGGTCCGGGGCGGGGCTCCGGGGCTGGTTCGCTGGTCGCCTACGCGCTGGGCATCACCGATCTCGACCCGCTCAAGTACGCGCTGCTGTTCGAGCGTTTCCTGAACCCGGAGCGGGTGTCGATGCCCGACTTCGATATCGACTTCTGCCAGCACGGGCGCGATCGCGTGATCACCTACGTGAAGGAGAAGTATGGCAAGGACGCGGTGTCGCAGATTGCCACCTTCGGCACCATGGCGGCCAAGGCGGCGGTGCGCGACGTGGGCCGCGTGCTTGACCTGGGCTACGGCTTCGTCGACGGCGTCGCCAAGCTGATTCCGTTCAAGCCGGGCAAACTGGTCACCATCGAGGAAGCGAAGAAAGAAGAGCCGCTGCTGACCGAGCGCGAGAACAACGAGGAAGAGGTCCGCCAGTTGCTGGAGCTGGCACAGCGCGTCGAGGGCATGACGCGCAACGTCGGCATGCACGCCGGCGGCGTGCTGATCGCACCCGGCAAGCTGACCGACTTCTGTCCGCTCTACACGCAGGGCGACGACGGTGGCGTGGTCAGCCAGTACGACAAGGATGACGTCGAGGCCGCCGGCCTGGTCAAGTTCGACTTCCTGGGCCTGACCACGCTGACCATCCTCGACTGGGCCGAGCGCTACATCCGGCGCCTCGACCCCAGCAAGGCCGACTGGAACTGCAGCCAGATTCCGCTCGCCGACGCCCCTGCCTTCGATATCCTGAAGACCGCCAATACGGTGGCGGTGTTCCAGCTGGAAAGCCGCGGCATGCAGGGCATGCTGAAGGATGCCAAGCCCGACCGCTTCGAGGACATCATCGCACTGGTGGCACTCTACCGCCCGGGCCCGATGGACCTGATCCCCAGCTTCTGCGCGCGCAAGCACGGCCGCGAGAAGGTGGAGTACCCGGATCCGCGCGTCGAGCCGGTGCTCAAGGAGACCTACGGCATCATGGTCTACCAGGAGCAGGTGATGCAGATGGCGCAGATCATCGGCGGCTACTCGCTGGGCGGCGCCGACCTGCTGCGCCGCGCCATGGGCAAGAAGAAGCCCGAGGAAATGGCCAAGCATCGCGAGCTGTTCCGCGAAGGGGCCGACAAGAACGGCCTGAGCGGCGAGAAGGCCGACGAGATCTTCGACCTGATGGAGAAGTTCGCGGGCTACGGCTTCAACAAGTCGCACGCGGCCGCCTACGCTCTGCTGGCCTACTACACGGCCTGGCTCAAGGCGCACCACCCGGCCGAATTCATGGCAGCCAACATGTCGCTGGCGATGGACGACACCGACAAGGTGAAGATCCTGTTCGAGGACTGCAAGCTGAACGGACTCAAGCTGCTGCCGCCGGACATCAATGCCAGCGAATACCGTTTCGCCCCGACCGACGCCAAGACCATCCGCTACGGCCTGGGCGGCATCAAGGGCTCGGGGCAGGGTGCTATCGAGGACATCCTGCGCGCGCGCGAGGAACGTCCCTTCGATGACCTGTTCGACTTCTGCGAGCGCGTCGATCGTCGCCAGGTCAACCGCCGCACCATGGAGGCACTGATCCGGGCAGGAGCCTTCGACAGCCTCAACAGCAACCGCGCGCAGATGCTGGCGTCGGTCTCGCGTGCGATGGAGGCGGCGGAACAGAAGGCGGAATCGGCCAATCAGGTATCGCTGTTCGACCTCATGGGTGACGCCGGCGATGCGCACAAGCCGGAGCTGGTCGACGAGCCGTTCTGGCCGCCCAAGCGCACGCTGCAGGAAGAAAAGCAGGCACTCGGCTACTACTTCTCCGGCCACTTGTTCGATGCCTACCGCGACGAAGTCCGGCGCTTCGTCAAGGGCACACTGGCCGCGCTGGAGAAGGAGGTGCAGGGTAACGGCGGCGGCTACGGCCGCGACGTGCGCGGCAAGACCATCGCCGGCGTGATCACCGGCATCCGTACCCAGATGACCCAGCGCGGCAAGATGCTGATCGTGCTGGTCGACGATGGCACGGCGCAGATCGAGATGACAGTCTTCAACGAGCTGTTCGACGCCAACCGCCACATGTTCAAGGAAGACGAACTGCTGATCGCCACCGGCAACGCGCGCCACGACACCTTTACCGGCGGCGTGCGCTTTACCGCGGAATCGGTGCTGGACCTGGTCGCCGCCCGCGGCCGTTTTGCCGAAGCGGTCGCTTTGTCCTTCAACGGCAATGCGTCGCTGCAGCGGCTGCGCGAATTGCTGACGCCGCACCTGGCCGGCGAGGCCGGCGGCCCCGGACTGCCGGTGCGTGTCAGCTACGCCGCCGCCAGTGCGCAATGCGAGGCCATCCTCGGCCGGCAGTGGGCAGTGACGCCGTCGGACGAGGCGCTCGCCAGCTTCCGCGAGGCCTTGTCGAGCGAGAATGTCAGCATGGTCTATGGTTGA
- a CDS encoding glycosyltransferase family 9 protein — MPALFPPARPPRTILVVATRRIGDVLLTTPIVRSLKARWPEAQIDMLVFRGTEGVLENNPDVRRVIVVAQRARLGERLRDAARVWRRYDLACAALSSDRPRFYAWFAGRRRAGLVDPERVTWWTRLMLHRIALNRHESEHTVSSTLALAPAIGIEPVPEVVAPGIGTDPQRIARFDALFAAPAYRPGQPLAVLHPYPMYAYKQWHVDGWITACDWLLGQGFAVALSGGPAAGEREYAEGIAAGAAGPVLNLVGKLSFGESAELFRRASLYIGPDTGATHVAAATGTPTIALFGPSDAVRWGPWPKGGVAGGGDPWPLRGSGRRGNVYLLQGEGECVPCRQEGCERRLDSLSRCLTGMSPQRVIQVAAEMLGLPAGSADAMAGRQRIQLIEVSRPDAAGDMRSRP; from the coding sequence GTGCCTGCGCTTTTCCCACCTGCCCGCCCGCCCCGTACGATCCTCGTGGTGGCCACGCGCCGTATCGGCGATGTTCTGCTGACGACGCCGATCGTACGCTCGCTCAAGGCGCGCTGGCCCGAGGCTCAGATCGATATGCTCGTTTTCCGGGGCACCGAAGGTGTACTCGAGAACAATCCGGATGTCCGTCGGGTGATCGTGGTAGCGCAGCGTGCCCGTCTCGGCGAGCGTTTGCGCGATGCCGCACGCGTCTGGCGGCGCTACGACCTGGCCTGCGCGGCGCTCAGCTCTGACCGTCCGCGCTTCTATGCCTGGTTTGCTGGCCGCCGGCGCGCCGGGCTGGTCGATCCTGAGCGCGTCACATGGTGGACGCGGTTGATGTTGCACCGTATCGCTTTGAATCGCCACGAGTCGGAGCATACGGTGTCGAGCACGCTTGCTCTGGCCCCGGCCATCGGCATCGAGCCGGTGCCCGAGGTCGTGGCGCCGGGCATCGGTACGGATCCGCAGCGCATCGCCCGTTTCGACGCGCTTTTCGCTGCGCCGGCCTATCGGCCAGGCCAGCCATTGGCGGTGCTGCATCCATACCCGATGTACGCGTACAAGCAGTGGCATGTCGACGGCTGGATCACCGCCTGCGACTGGCTGCTCGGGCAAGGCTTCGCGGTAGCGCTTAGCGGCGGGCCGGCTGCGGGCGAACGCGAGTATGCCGAGGGTATCGCGGCAGGCGCCGCAGGGCCGGTCCTGAACCTGGTCGGGAAGCTATCTTTCGGCGAGAGCGCCGAGCTGTTCCGTCGCGCCAGCCTTTACATTGGTCCCGATACCGGTGCCACCCACGTTGCCGCTGCGACGGGGACTCCGACCATCGCATTGTTCGGCCCATCCGATGCGGTGCGTTGGGGGCCCTGGCCGAAGGGGGGGGTGGCGGGCGGCGGCGATCCGTGGCCACTGCGTGGCTCTGGGCGTCGCGGCAATGTCTACCTACTGCAAGGCGAGGGCGAATGCGTGCCTTGCCGGCAGGAGGGCTGCGAGCGGCGCCTCGATAGCCTGAGCCGCTGCCTGACGGGAATGAGTCCGCAACGCGTAATCCAGGTCGCGGCGGAAATGCTCGGGCTGCCAGCCGGGAGCGCCGACGCGATGGCAGGGCGCCAGCGCATCCAGCTTATCGAGGTCTCCCGCCCGGATGCCGCAGGGGATATGCGGTCCCGACCCTGA
- a CDS encoding O-antigen ligase family protein, whose product MPILPSRLPGSPVPQRWLWGAFLLLYPAATLVVRGGASALLLAASLVAVYSLIVSRSLPAPVQDASARLAVGFCFAMAAPLCAVALSELWHRQLTLGAFDSPARFLAAAPLFLALRKAPAATLRWADLSFGVGAMAALGISVFAPRDWGDGRLGSTFLNPIHFGAIALVLGVLSALSLNWWGKDPLGVRLFKLAGLAAGLLSSLQTGARGGWLAIPVIVVVLAFVPRERKGRGWRKVLPFAALAIALAGYLASHTVRERIHMIWSDLSQFEQGHKDTSIGIRLQIYQAVLSLIPRDPVFGLGADGLAASLQSLVDTGGMTPIAAQFGRGETHNQMLAYVGSFGIIGGLALAALYLMPAALFWNFRAAPARCAARAALMGVVFVVAFVTFGLTVETFNLKMTASFYATVIAVLAAIASHNAPPVASAAGRSLQ is encoded by the coding sequence ATGCCTATCCTCCCTTCGAGATTGCCAGGCAGCCCCGTTCCGCAGCGCTGGCTGTGGGGGGCGTTCCTGTTGTTGTATCCCGCCGCGACGCTGGTAGTGAGAGGCGGGGCGAGTGCGCTGCTGCTGGCAGCATCGCTCGTTGCCGTATATTCGTTGATCGTTTCGCGCTCCCTGCCGGCTCCTGTGCAGGACGCGTCCGCGCGGCTTGCCGTGGGCTTCTGCTTCGCCATGGCCGCGCCACTCTGCGCGGTGGCCCTTAGCGAGCTGTGGCATCGGCAGCTGACACTCGGCGCCTTCGATTCCCCTGCGCGTTTCCTGGCTGCCGCCCCGCTCTTTCTCGCTCTACGCAAGGCGCCGGCGGCCACCCTGCGTTGGGCAGATCTGTCCTTTGGCGTTGGCGCGATGGCCGCCTTGGGCATCAGTGTGTTCGCGCCGCGTGACTGGGGCGATGGCCGGCTTGGCAGTACCTTCCTCAATCCGATCCATTTCGGTGCCATTGCCCTCGTGCTCGGTGTCCTTTCAGCACTGTCTTTGAACTGGTGGGGCAAGGATCCCCTTGGCGTGCGGCTGTTCAAGCTGGCAGGGTTGGCAGCCGGCCTGCTGTCCTCGCTGCAGACCGGTGCGCGCGGCGGATGGCTCGCTATCCCGGTGATCGTCGTTGTTCTGGCCTTCGTGCCCCGGGAGCGGAAAGGGCGTGGGTGGCGTAAGGTGCTCCCGTTCGCTGCTCTGGCGATTGCCTTGGCTGGCTACCTGGCCTCCCACACGGTGCGAGAGCGGATCCACATGATCTGGTCCGATCTGTCGCAGTTCGAGCAGGGACACAAGGACACCTCGATCGGCATCCGGCTTCAGATCTACCAGGCAGTGCTTTCCCTGATTCCACGCGATCCCGTCTTCGGCCTTGGTGCGGACGGGCTTGCCGCCAGCCTGCAGTCCCTGGTTGATACGGGGGGCATGACTCCGATCGCCGCGCAGTTCGGGAGAGGCGAGACGCACAACCAGATGCTGGCCTATGTGGGCAGCTTCGGCATCATCGGCGGACTAGCGCTGGCAGCGCTTTATCTGATGCCTGCCGCGCTGTTCTGGAATTTTCGGGCGGCGCCGGCCAGGTGCGCCGCGCGCGCGGCGCTGATGGGCGTGGTCTTTGTCGTCGCCTTTGTGACGTTCGGCTTGACGGTGGAAACCTTCAACCTGAAGATGACGGCGTCGTTCTATGCGACCGTGATTGCAGTGCTGGCTGCCATCGCTTCGCACAATGCACCTCCGGTGGCGTCGGCCGCCGGGCGCTCCTTGCAGTAG
- a CDS encoding glycosyltransferase family 2 protein, which yields MFSILIPSWNNLPYLKLCIEGIRRHSALAHEIIVHVNDGSDGTLEWVRSQGIRHTWSAGNVGVCLALNDAARLATCDTLLYLNDDMYCTPGWDIALDAARRRAGGSFVYLAANLIEPVDTGNAQVMVADFGRTPDDFDADGLCAFAAAVGQIADRDGIALQPMLISRRLWQLVGGYSIEFGPGMSSDDDFLMKLWLVGCRTFRVVGGARVYHFSCATTRRVRRNRGGRAFLLKWGITQQAFVRGHVRASMSGGRGRPPAAIRSGWLARMKRALYAFRGHPTADLYAWEPDLPAQLGRVLETAETAETGEKPGADSAAAGAATTWSAARQA from the coding sequence ATGTTCAGCATACTGATTCCGTCCTGGAATAATCTGCCGTATCTCAAATTGTGCATCGAAGGGATTCGCCGTCATTCCGCTCTCGCGCACGAGATCATCGTGCACGTCAACGATGGTTCGGATGGCACGCTGGAGTGGGTCCGTTCCCAGGGCATTCGCCACACATGGTCGGCTGGAAACGTCGGCGTCTGCCTGGCACTGAATGATGCCGCGCGCCTTGCTACCTGCGATACGCTGCTCTATCTGAATGACGATATGTACTGCACGCCGGGCTGGGACATCGCGCTCGATGCGGCGCGACGCCGGGCAGGGGGCTCATTTGTTTATCTGGCCGCCAATCTGATCGAACCGGTCGATACGGGCAATGCGCAGGTGATGGTTGCCGACTTTGGCAGGACCCCCGACGATTTCGATGCGGATGGCCTATGCGCTTTCGCTGCCGCAGTCGGGCAGATCGCTGACAGGGATGGCATCGCGTTGCAACCGATGCTGATCAGCCGCCGGCTCTGGCAACTCGTCGGCGGGTACAGCATCGAGTTCGGCCCCGGCATGAGCAGTGACGATGATTTTCTGATGAAGCTCTGGCTGGTGGGGTGCAGGACGTTCCGCGTGGTCGGCGGGGCGCGCGTCTATCACTTCAGTTGTGCGACGACGCGGCGCGTCCGGCGCAATCGCGGTGGGCGCGCATTCCTGCTCAAATGGGGCATCACGCAGCAGGCGTTCGTTCGTGGCCATGTGCGCGCATCGATGTCCGGTGGCAGAGGACGGCCGCCGGCAGCGATCCGCTCCGGATGGCTGGCCAGGATGAAGCGCGCGCTCTACGCCTTCCGCGGCCATCCGACCGCGGACCTCTACGCCTGGGAACCCGACTTGCCGGCGCAATTGGGGCGGGTGCTGGAAACGGCGGAAACGGCGGAAACGGGCGAGAAGCCTGGGGCCGACAGCGCCGCCGCCGGCGCCGCGACGACCTGGAGCGCGGCCCGGCAAGCGTAG
- a CDS encoding O-antigen ligase family protein: protein MPSQSTRASRQLTAARLFAVTALCLVPVSTAGTNIACGLFAACLLLAPEFWRGLPLLPRHGASLAALLLLGALIISVSYTVAPHHEAWGWVGKYRKLLLLPLAVIAFKDSGWAPAVRYALFGTLTLIVVLSTSNYLGLTQIGPAYLAHEPETHAWVFKNRIAAGMFGVLLFYLAADMALRARERRVQWASAAVAALSLINVLVMLQGRTGQVIALPFVLLVALRCIQGQRKRSPGRAMAMASVLVVGAGVLLGIAFTMHGGRLLEVRDEVRQYEHSNAVTSSGLRLEFYRKSLLLIAQRPLAGFGAAGLGTEFEQMTRGKTEAAGQMTYNPHNEYLLMAVQLGAVGLLLFLNLLLQIARGAARLDGPSRHLLLAWLAIFTAGCLANSLLLDFAEGHMMMLLGGILLGCGYRGAKSPAAPIPN from the coding sequence ATGCCATCCCAATCCACCCGCGCTTCCCGGCAACTGACCGCAGCCCGTCTCTTCGCGGTCACCGCCCTGTGCCTGGTGCCTGTTTCGACGGCAGGCACCAATATCGCCTGCGGGCTGTTCGCCGCCTGCCTGCTGCTGGCACCCGAGTTCTGGCGCGGCCTGCCGCTGCTGCCGCGCCATGGCGCCTCGCTCGCGGCCCTGCTGCTGCTCGGCGCCCTGATCATCAGCGTGTCCTATACGGTGGCCCCACATCACGAGGCCTGGGGCTGGGTCGGCAAATACCGCAAGCTGCTGTTGCTGCCGCTGGCGGTGATCGCCTTCAAGGACTCGGGCTGGGCGCCAGCGGTGCGCTACGCGCTGTTCGGCACCCTGACCCTGATCGTGGTGCTGTCGACGAGCAACTATCTGGGCTTGACCCAGATCGGCCCGGCCTATCTCGCGCACGAGCCGGAAACGCACGCCTGGGTCTTCAAGAACCGCATCGCCGCCGGCATGTTCGGCGTACTGCTCTTCTATCTTGCTGCCGACATGGCGCTCCGTGCCCGCGAGAGGCGCGTGCAGTGGGCGTCGGCGGCCGTGGCGGCCCTCTCGCTCATCAACGTCCTCGTCATGCTGCAGGGCCGCACTGGGCAAGTGATCGCCCTGCCCTTCGTGCTGCTCGTGGCGCTGCGCTGTATCCAAGGCCAGCGCAAGAGGTCGCCGGGCCGCGCCATGGCCATGGCATCGGTGCTGGTCGTTGGGGCGGGGGTGCTGCTGGGCATCGCCTTCACCATGCACGGCGGGCGCCTGCTGGAAGTCCGCGACGAAGTGCGGCAATACGAGCACAGCAACGCCGTCACCTCGTCGGGATTGCGCCTGGAGTTTTATCGCAAGAGCCTGCTGCTGATCGCGCAACGGCCACTGGCGGGCTTCGGTGCCGCTGGACTCGGCACCGAGTTCGAGCAGATGACACGCGGCAAGACGGAAGCAGCGGGTCAGATGACCTACAACCCGCACAATGAATACCTGCTGATGGCAGTCCAGCTCGGCGCTGTCGGCCTGCTGCTGTTTCTCAACCTGTTGCTGCAGATCGCGCGCGGCGCGGCGCGCCTGGACGGCCCGTCGCGCCATCTTCTGCTGGCCTGGCTCGCCATCTTCACCGCAGGCTGCCTGGCCAACTCGCTGCTGCTCGATTTCGCCGAAGGGCACATGATGATGCTGCTGGGCGGCATTCTGCTTGGCTGCGGATACCGTGGTGCGAAATCGCCAGCCGCACCGATTCCCAACTGA
- a CDS encoding glycosyltransferase family 2 protein, giving the protein MFSIIIPTWNNLPYLRLVIDSLRRHSAHDHQIIVHVNDGSDGTLDWVREQGIEHTASPGNIGICHAVNLAAARATRDYIVYMNDDMFCCPGWDSALVRHIERMPSDLFMLSGTMIEPVDTGNPCVVVQDFGRDADRFDAAGLVAATTRLARADWLGATWPPTLVHRDWWFKVGGYSSELSPGMSSDNDFSMKLWHAGCRVFLGVGDSLVYHFQQKSTGKIVKNDGRRQFLNKWGMTQATFDRFYLRRGQAAGHTTVLGEPPADGRLRRALLRARLKRVLQG; this is encoded by the coding sequence ATGTTCTCCATCATCATCCCGACCTGGAACAACCTGCCCTACCTCCGCCTGGTCATCGACAGCCTGCGCCGCCATTCGGCGCATGACCACCAGATCATCGTGCACGTCAACGACGGCTCGGACGGTACGCTGGACTGGGTACGCGAACAAGGCATCGAACACACTGCCTCGCCGGGCAACATCGGCATCTGCCATGCGGTCAACCTGGCAGCCGCCCGCGCCACGCGCGACTACATCGTCTACATGAACGACGACATGTTCTGCTGCCCCGGCTGGGACAGCGCCCTGGTGCGCCATATCGAGCGGATGCCGTCGGACCTGTTCATGTTGTCCGGCACCATGATCGAGCCGGTCGACACCGGCAACCCGTGCGTGGTAGTGCAGGATTTCGGCCGTGACGCCGACCGCTTCGACGCCGCCGGACTGGTCGCCGCCACCACGCGGCTCGCCCGCGCCGACTGGCTCGGCGCCACCTGGCCGCCCACGCTGGTGCATCGCGACTGGTGGTTCAAGGTGGGTGGCTACAGCAGCGAACTGAGCCCGGGCATGAGCAGCGACAACGATTTCTCGATGAAACTCTGGCATGCCGGCTGCCGCGTCTTTCTCGGCGTGGGTGACAGCCTGGTCTACCACTTCCAGCAGAAGAGCACCGGCAAGATCGTCAAGAACGACGGCCGGCGCCAGTTCCTGAACAAATGGGGAATGACGCAGGCCACCTTCGACCGCTTCTATCTGCGGCGCGGGCAGGCAGCAGGCCATACCACGGTCCTGGGTGAACCGCCCGCGGACGGGCGGCTGCGCCGCGCCCTGCTCCGTGCGCGCCTCAAGCGGGTCCTGCAAGGATAA
- a CDS encoding glycosyltransferase family 2 protein, whose product MPSLSVIVITRDEAAHIGDCLRSVRDLADEIVVVDSGSRDDTVRICRELGARVIETDWPGFGPQKNRALDAATGDWVFSIDADERVTPELAAELRAAMADGRADAYAVPRLSQFCGHWVHHSGWRPDYIVRLFRRGSARFSDNLVHESVEPRGPVARLKTSLLHYSYTSRAQVEAKSRQYAEAGARELRRRGKQVGPLSPALHGAWAFLRTLLVKRGILDGRTGFAIARMNAAVSYEKYRRARALGASA is encoded by the coding sequence ATGCCTTCCCTGTCCGTCATAGTCATCACCCGCGACGAGGCGGCGCATATCGGCGACTGCCTGCGCTCGGTGCGGGACCTCGCCGACGAGATCGTCGTGGTGGATTCCGGCAGCCGCGACGACACCGTCCGCATCTGCCGCGAACTCGGCGCTCGTGTGATCGAAACCGACTGGCCGGGCTTCGGCCCGCAGAAGAACCGTGCGCTCGACGCCGCCACCGGCGACTGGGTGTTCAGCATCGACGCCGACGAGCGCGTCACGCCCGAACTGGCCGCCGAACTGCGCGCAGCCATGGCCGACGGCCGCGCCGATGCCTACGCCGTGCCGCGCTTGTCGCAGTTCTGCGGTCACTGGGTCCATCATTCGGGCTGGCGGCCCGACTACATCGTGCGCCTGTTCCGGCGTGGCAGCGCGCGCTTTTCCGACAACCTCGTCCACGAAAGCGTGGAGCCGCGAGGCCCCGTCGCCAGGCTCAAGACCTCGCTGCTGCACTACAGCTATACCTCGCGCGCGCAGGTCGAGGCCAAGAGCCGCCAATATGCCGAGGCCGGCGCTCGCGAACTGCGCCGGCGCGGCAAGCAGGTCGGGCCCCTCTCGCCCGCCCTGCATGGCGCCTGGGCCTTCCTGCGCACGCTGCTGGTCAAGCGCGGCATCCTGGACGGCCGCACCGGCTTCGCCATCGCCCGCATGAATGCCGCCGTCAGCTACGAGAAGTACCGCCGTGCCCGTGCATTAGGAGCCTCGGCCTGA